A genomic segment from Campylobacteraceae bacterium encodes:
- a CDS encoding DMT family transporter encodes MGDTIGKVLTTSGVEPFIVAWSRFLIATLIILPFSGLKVSELKFLIEAKVIMRAAFITGAIFFIISALKTEPIANVLGGFFIGPIISYVLAVVLLKEKPSRLQTGLLILGFIGVIIVVKPGFGASTGMVLSLLAGTCYGAYLASTKMIAADFRPRFLLFSQLCIGSIILTPFGILNDIEIPNFDVNIYFLLIGSAVFSAAGNYLLVIANRMADASLIAPLVYSQLIYGAIFGIVVFGDVPDASSTLGLLLISLSGFGSLLLFKRKSQAGAILEARKGI; translated from the coding sequence ATGGGAGATACTATTGGTAAAGTTCTTACGACAAGTGGCGTTGAGCCTTTTATTGTAGCTTGGTCAAGGTTTCTCATTGCTACTCTTATTATTTTGCCTTTTTCTGGGCTTAAAGTTTCTGAGTTAAAATTTCTGATTGAAGCAAAAGTCATAATGCGAGCTGCTTTTATTACTGGGGCAATATTTTTTATAATCTCCGCTTTAAAAACGGAGCCTATTGCAAATGTTTTGGGCGGCTTTTTCATAGGACCCATTATTTCTTATGTTTTAGCGGTTGTACTTCTTAAAGAAAAACCCTCACGACTTCAAACGGGATTATTAATACTTGGTTTTATTGGTGTTATAATAGTTGTAAAACCAGGATTTGGGGCAAGCACGGGAATGGTACTATCTCTTTTGGCTGGAACTTGTTATGGGGCATATCTTGCTTCTACAAAAATGATTGCAGCTGATTTTAGACCAAGATTCCTTCTTTTTTCTCAACTTTGTATAGGATCTATAATTTTGACTCCTTTTGGAATTTTAAATGATATCGAAATACCCAACTTTGATGTAAATATCTATTTTTTATTGATAGGCAGTGCTGTCTTTTCTGCTGCTGGTAATTATTTGTTGGTTATTGCTAACAGAATGGCAGATGCCAGTTTAATTGCTCCTTTAGTGTATAGCCAGCTCATATATGGTGCTATATTTGGAATAGTAGTTTTTGGTGATGTCCCTGATGCCTCTTCTACCCTTGGTTTATTATTAATCTCATTATCGGGTTTTGGTTCTTTATTATTATTTAAAAGAAAATCACAAGCAGGTGCTATTCTTGAAGCTAGAAAAGGGATATGA